The following are encoded together in the Rhizobium sp. SSA_523 genome:
- a CDS encoding helix-turn-helix domain-containing protein, with amino-acid sequence MSGDTSPDALISSTFDTSRLAPDHAYATWTESINVVFQSRLHRPVDEGFYAKVDAVLLGDVAMGHLRLTAQDFDRSRFKIARDGMDGFILQYYLSGKSASRSGESVAGPGDLYIVDMSRPLATATTDHEQISLLVPRQMLSSRIKNPDDLHLQVLPAQSPLESLFRDSLMSFHQNLRQMNRRQADAVIPNLLNLAAAALDGRMDDERAPSVNLAQRDRVRRFIDANLLSDELSADRAMREFGLSRRTLYRLFEPLGGFSSYVNHRRLQRAFSCLRSSQFQHLTISEIAVAHGFSNPENFSRAFRREFGLSPRELRHLALASDVRALLPSASDNSAWSNWILMIGR; translated from the coding sequence ATGAGCGGAGACACATCTCCGGACGCGCTGATAAGTTCTACCTTCGATACCTCGCGTCTGGCGCCGGACCATGCTTATGCCACCTGGACCGAGTCGATCAATGTCGTCTTCCAGTCGAGGCTGCACCGGCCGGTTGATGAGGGCTTTTACGCGAAAGTCGACGCGGTCCTGCTTGGTGATGTGGCGATGGGCCATTTGCGGCTGACGGCGCAGGATTTCGATCGGTCGCGCTTCAAGATCGCCCGAGACGGGATGGACGGCTTCATTCTGCAATACTATCTGAGCGGCAAGAGTGCGAGCCGGAGCGGCGAAAGCGTGGCTGGACCGGGCGATTTGTACATCGTCGACATGTCCCGGCCATTGGCCACCGCAACGACGGATCACGAGCAGATCAGCCTCCTCGTCCCCAGGCAGATGCTGTCCAGCCGCATCAAGAACCCCGACGACCTGCATTTGCAGGTTCTTCCGGCACAATCGCCCCTTGAATCGCTGTTCCGGGATAGCCTGATGAGCTTCCATCAGAACCTGCGCCAGATGAACAGGCGGCAGGCGGATGCCGTCATTCCCAACCTGTTGAACCTGGCGGCGGCGGCACTGGACGGCCGGATGGACGATGAGCGCGCGCCAAGCGTCAATCTCGCCCAGCGGGATCGGGTGCGTCGCTTCATCGACGCGAACCTTTTGTCGGACGAGTTGTCGGCGGATCGGGCCATGCGGGAATTCGGACTTTCGCGCCGAACCCTCTATCGTCTCTTCGAACCGCTTGGCGGCTTTTCGTCCTATGTAAACCACCGCCGTCTGCAGCGCGCCTTTTCGTGCCTGCGATCCTCGCAATTCCAGCATCTCACTATTTCCGAGATCGCCGTGGCGCACGGATTTTCCAATCCGGAAAATTTCAGCCGCGCCTTTCGTCGGGAATTCGGCCTTTCGCCGCGCGAGCTGCGCCACCTGGCTCTCGCCTCGGATGTCAGAGCCCTGCTGCCTTCGGCTTCGGACAACTCCGCCTGGTCGAACTGGATCCTCATGATCGGCCGCTGA
- a CDS encoding carboxymuconolactone decarboxylase family protein, with product MTRVTLTDPANATGETAGPITEIRNAFGMVPNMFKAVAASPAALASMWGSFGALGGGRLGAKLGEQIAVAIADRNNCHYCLAAHTGLGRKAGATSEEMAEAQAGRSSDPRTAAALAFAVKLVDLRGHVSQADVDALRQHGFDDGEIVEILAHIALNLFTNYVNVALDVPVDFPGVKLTRSAA from the coding sequence ATGACAAGAGTTACACTTACCGACCCCGCCAATGCAACAGGCGAGACGGCCGGTCCGATCACGGAGATCCGCAACGCCTTCGGCATGGTGCCGAACATGTTCAAGGCCGTGGCGGCGTCGCCCGCCGCGCTGGCCAGCATGTGGGGTTCGTTTGGCGCCCTTGGCGGCGGAAGGCTCGGGGCAAAGCTTGGCGAGCAGATCGCTGTCGCCATTGCCGACCGCAACAACTGCCATTACTGCCTCGCAGCCCATACCGGCCTCGGGCGCAAGGCAGGCGCAACATCTGAGGAAATGGCAGAGGCGCAGGCCGGCCGCTCAAGCGATCCACGCACGGCGGCAGCTCTGGCCTTTGCGGTCAAGCTTGTGGATTTGCGCGGTCATGTGTCGCAGGCCGATGTCGATGCGTTGCGCCAGCACGGCTTCGACGATGGAGAGATCGTCGAGATCCTGGCGCATATCGCACTCAACCTGTTCACCAATTACGTGAACGTCGCGCTCGATGTCCCGGTCGATTTTCCAGGCGTCAAACTGACCCGCAGCGCAGCGTGA
- a CDS encoding MarR family transcriptional regulator translates to MYVVDMETPKNPTSLNHRIREGLARLAVAMRSDDWSRAKGAGVNPAQLSILEALEGGPEGMSVKAIAAYLAVSQPSATDSLNALERKGLIEKRAGSDKRAVTVFLTDAGRALLAAPDQADARAARQAVDCLAQDEQEALLISIVKIIRRLQDIDAIPIQRMCATCRYFAPFAHQDAERPHHCHFVDAAFGQRDIRIECRDHDTADPASRAATWEVFAKG, encoded by the coding sequence ATGTATGTTGTGGATATGGAAACGCCGAAGAACCCCACCTCACTCAATCACCGGATCCGCGAAGGGCTTGCGCGGCTTGCGGTGGCCATGCGCAGCGATGACTGGAGCCGGGCAAAAGGCGCCGGGGTGAATCCCGCCCAGCTTTCGATCCTGGAGGCGCTGGAGGGCGGACCGGAGGGCATGAGCGTGAAGGCGATCGCTGCCTATCTCGCCGTCTCGCAGCCGAGTGCTACGGATTCCCTCAATGCGCTTGAGCGCAAGGGATTGATCGAGAAGCGAGCGGGTTCCGACAAGCGGGCCGTGACTGTCTTTCTCACCGATGCAGGACGCGCACTCCTGGCCGCGCCGGACCAGGCAGATGCCAGGGCTGCCCGGCAAGCGGTCGATTGTCTTGCGCAGGACGAGCAGGAAGCGCTGTTGATCTCCATCGTCAAGATAATCCGGCGCCTGCAGGATATCGACGCGATCCCGATCCAGCGCATGTGCGCCACCTGCCGCTACTTCGCGCCGTTCGCGCATCAGGATGCGGAGCGACCGCATCACTGTCATTTCGTCGACGCAGCTTTTGGCCAGCGGGACATCCGCATCGAATGCCGCGATCACGACACCGCCGATCCTGCTTCCCGGGCAGCCACCTGGGAAGTTTTCGCCAAAGGATAA
- a CDS encoding FAD-containing oxidoreductase, whose protein sequence is MREYDAIFIGAGQAGPFLAARMAAMGRKVALIERKFLGGTCVNAGCMPTKTLVASARTAAVARRAADFGVECGGPVSVDMATIAARARKVTLDARSGLASWLDGLETLDVIYGHARFIAAKTISVDGLRLTAPQIFINVGARPFIPEIPGLSKVPYLTSTTIIALEQLPRHLVVLGGSYIGLEFAQMYRRFGSDVTIIERGEHLASREDNDISEAIADILENDGIQSLLGHQVSSIARSGSDITVQTDKTEIRGSHVLVAVGRQPNTDDLGLDLAGIETDRRGYITVDDRLQTNVEGIFALGDCNGRGAFTHTSYNDFEIAAANLLDGDDRSLSDRILGYGLYIDPPLGRVGMSERQAKEAGHRIKVSTRPMSRVGRAVEKGETQGSMKLVVDADSDEILGAAILGVGADEAIHSILTAMNLRATTRELKWAVPIHPTVSELVPTLIGDLAIVP, encoded by the coding sequence ATGAGGGAGTATGACGCAATCTTCATCGGCGCCGGTCAGGCTGGTCCCTTCCTCGCCGCACGGATGGCAGCGATGGGCCGCAAAGTGGCGCTCATCGAACGGAAATTCCTCGGCGGCACCTGCGTCAATGCCGGCTGCATGCCGACCAAGACGCTGGTTGCCAGCGCCAGGACGGCAGCGGTCGCCCGGCGGGCTGCGGACTTCGGCGTAGAGTGCGGCGGTCCGGTCAGCGTCGATATGGCTACGATTGCCGCCCGTGCCCGCAAGGTCACGCTGGATGCGCGAAGCGGCCTTGCCTCATGGCTTGACGGACTTGAGACCCTGGATGTGATCTACGGTCATGCGCGTTTTATCGCCGCAAAGACCATATCCGTCGACGGACTGCGCCTGACCGCCCCGCAGATCTTCATCAATGTCGGCGCCCGGCCCTTCATCCCCGAGATTCCAGGCCTTTCGAAGGTTCCGTATCTGACCAGCACGACGATCATTGCGCTCGAGCAATTGCCGCGGCATCTGGTCGTTCTGGGTGGCAGCTATATAGGGTTGGAATTCGCCCAGATGTACCGGCGTTTCGGGTCGGATGTCACCATCATCGAGCGGGGAGAGCATCTGGCCTCGCGCGAAGACAATGACATATCGGAAGCCATTGCCGACATTCTCGAGAATGATGGCATCCAGTCCCTCCTGGGACATCAGGTGTCGTCCATCGCCAGGTCGGGCTCCGATATCACCGTGCAGACGGACAAGACCGAGATCCGCGGCAGCCATGTCCTCGTCGCCGTCGGGCGCCAGCCCAATACGGATGATCTCGGCCTAGACCTGGCCGGGATCGAGACGGACCGCCGTGGCTACATTACCGTCGACGACCGTCTGCAGACCAATGTCGAGGGGATTTTCGCGCTCGGCGACTGCAACGGGCGTGGCGCCTTCACCCACACCTCCTACAATGATTTCGAGATTGCCGCCGCAAACCTGCTCGATGGCGACGATCGCAGCCTTTCCGACCGGATCCTCGGCTACGGGCTCTACATCGACCCGCCTCTCGGGCGCGTCGGGATGAGCGAGCGTCAGGCAAAGGAGGCGGGCCACCGGATCAAGGTCTCGACCCGACCGATGAGCCGTGTGGGCCGTGCGGTGGAAAAGGGCGAAACCCAGGGATCCATGAAGCTCGTCGTCGATGCCGATTCCGATGAGATCCTGGGCGCGGCAATTCTCGGCGTCGGCGCGGACGAGGCGATCCACAGCATCCTCACCGCGATGAACCTGCGGGCGACGACGCGGGAGCTGAAATGGGCCGTTCCCATTCATCCTACCGTATCCGAACTGGTGCCGACGCTGATTGGCGATCTAGCGATCGTCCCGTGA
- a CDS encoding DUF4126 domain-containing protein, with protein sequence MLVLLATIIGIVTGLRAMTAPAAVAWGAYLAWFDVSQSSLAFMASVWTVTIFTVLAVVELITDQLPATPSRKVPMQFTARIVLGGLSGATIGAAGDMLAAGLAAGVIGAVIGTLGGSAFRRDLASRFGRDLPAALIEDALAIAVALLTVAAVS encoded by the coding sequence ATGCTTGTCCTTCTCGCCACTATCATCGGCATCGTTACCGGCCTGCGCGCCATGACGGCGCCTGCCGCCGTTGCCTGGGGTGCCTATCTCGCCTGGTTCGATGTTTCACAAAGCAGTCTCGCCTTCATGGCGTCTGTCTGGACCGTGACGATCTTCACCGTCCTGGCGGTCGTCGAACTGATCACGGACCAGCTTCCCGCAACGCCATCACGCAAGGTGCCCATGCAATTTACCGCGCGCATCGTGCTCGGCGGCCTCAGCGGAGCGACGATCGGCGCAGCCGGAGACATGCTGGCAGCCGGCCTTGCGGCAGGGGTAATCGGCGCCGTGATCGGCACTCTCGGCGGCTCGGCCTTTCGCCGCGATCTCGCAAGCCGGTTCGGTCGCGATCTTCCGGCCGCCCTCATCGAGGATGCGCTAGCCATCGCCGTCGCCCTTCTGACCGTGGCGGCCGTGTCATGA
- a CDS encoding LysR family transcriptional regulator — translation MDQANLKELTAVIAIAKRGTFRAAAIDLGMSTTALSHTIGRLEADLGVRLFHRTTRSVSLTDAGRLFMQQVAPSLQDLKAALEQVRAQRETPSGTIRINAAPFAARAILSPLVLEFLRRYPDMQVDIVTEGRMVDIVKDGFDLGVRVAGLVPSDMIAVSLGRPQRHAVIGSPEYFERHGKPLVPTDLLQHRCIRVRLPDGSLFSWRFEKDGEQVRIDVEGPITLDEASLTRTAIRSGIGLGYIFEQDIEPDLASGRVVRVLEDWTPPYPGLCLYYAGRRNLSAGLQAFLALAREMSRRDANSAHSLSHPPAQGSS, via the coding sequence GCGGGGAACCTTTCGGGCGGCGGCCATCGATCTCGGCATGTCGACAACGGCGCTCAGCCATACGATCGGCAGGCTGGAAGCCGATCTTGGGGTGCGGCTGTTTCACCGCACGACGCGAAGCGTGTCTTTGACGGATGCAGGCAGGCTCTTCATGCAGCAGGTGGCCCCTTCGCTGCAGGATCTCAAGGCCGCTTTGGAGCAGGTACGGGCACAGCGTGAGACGCCGTCCGGAACCATCCGCATCAATGCGGCACCCTTTGCGGCACGCGCGATCCTGTCGCCCCTGGTCCTCGAATTTTTGCGCCGCTATCCCGATATGCAGGTCGATATCGTCACCGAGGGCCGGATGGTGGATATTGTGAAAGACGGGTTCGATCTGGGCGTGCGGGTTGCCGGCCTGGTGCCGAGCGATATGATTGCCGTCTCCCTTGGCCGCCCCCAGCGCCACGCCGTCATCGGCTCTCCCGAATATTTCGAGCGCCACGGCAAGCCCCTGGTTCCGACCGACCTTCTCCAGCACAGGTGCATTCGCGTGCGCCTGCCGGACGGGTCGCTGTTCAGCTGGCGGTTCGAGAAGGACGGGGAACAGGTTCGGATCGATGTGGAGGGTCCGATAACGCTGGACGAGGCAAGCCTTACGCGGACGGCCATACGAAGCGGCATCGGCCTCGGCTACATTTTCGAGCAGGATATAGAGCCGGATCTCGCCTCAGGTCGGGTCGTGCGGGTGCTGGAGGACTGGACACCACCCTATCCCGGCCTGTGCCTTTATTATGCCGGGCGCCGCAATCTTTCCGCCGGCCTCCAGGCCTTTCTCGCGCTGGCGCGCGAGATGTCCCGGCGCGATGCCAATTCTGCACACTCGCTTTCACATCCGCCGGCGCAAGGCTCGTCCTGA